The genome window GTCGGCGTACTGGTGGAGTTGGACGCCCTCGTCGTCCGCCGTCGCGAGGTAGGCGGGGAGCTGGGCCAGGGTGCGCGCCACGTTGGTCGGGCAGCAGGACACCGCGAACCAGGGGGCGCGCAGGCCCGAGTCGGCGCGGGGGCTGTCGACGTCCGGTCGCGGTGCGCTGCCCCGGTGCCGCCGGTGCAGGGTGTTGGCGTAGAAGAAGGAGCGGCCGTCCTCGGCCGGGGAGGTGGCGACGACGTTGAACAGGGTGCGTTCGACGAGGTCGGCGAAGCGGGGTTCGCCGGTGGCGAGCAGCAGCCGCCAGGCGAGCATCACGGAGGCGACCCCGGCGCAGGTCTCCGAGTAGGCGCGGTCGGGGGGCAGCACGAAGTCGGTGCCGAAGGACTCGTCGCGGTGGTGCGAGCCCATGCCGCCGGTGAGGTAGGTGCGGCGGGCGACCGTGGCCTCCCACTGCCGTACGACAGCGGCGAGCAGTTCCTCGTCGCCGGTCTCCACGGCCACGTCGACCGCGCCGGCGGCGAGGTAGAGCGCGCGGACGGCGTGGCCGCGCAGGACCGTGGCCCGGCGGACCGGGACGTCGTCCTGGAAGTAGGCGGCGCCGAACTCGCCCTCGGTGAGGGTGCCGTGGCCGCGTCGCTCGACGAACAGCGCGGCCTGGTCGAGGTAGCGCTGCCGGCCGGTGAGCCGGGCCAGTTCGACGAGGGCGGACTCGATCTGCGGATGGCCGCAGAAGGACTCGATGCCGCCGGGGCCGAAGGTGGAGCAGACGTGGTCGGCGGCGCGCTGGGCGATCTTCGCGAGTTCGCCCTCGCCCCGGGCGCGGGCCTGGGCGACACCGGCCTGGATCAGATGGCCCTGGCAGTACAGTTCGTGGCCCTCTTCGAGGTCGCTGTAGCGGGCCGGCTGCCCCGGCCGTCCGAAGGCGGTGCTCAGATAGCCGTCCGGGTCCTGGGCGGGGGCGACGAGGTCGGTGAGGGCGGTGATCCCGGTGTCCAGTGGGGTGCCGCCGCCGTTCGCGGCCTCCCAGGCCATGGCTTCGAGCAGTTTGTAGATCTCGGAGTCGGCGAACTCCCGGCCGCGCCGGTCCCGTTCGATCCTGCCCTCGGCGGCGGCCCGGAAGTTGCCGGTCCAGCCGACGCGGTCCATCCAGTCACGGCAGTGGCCGAGCGTGGCGGTCGTGTTGGTGTGCCGTCGCCGGGCCCAGAACCCGCCGGTGATCCTGACCTCGTCGAGGCCGAGCGGTCTGAGGCGGCCACGGGTCGGCGCGACGGGCAGGACGGATGACGTCACCGCGATGTCCCTCACCTGTTCATGCCTTCGGTTCGTCCCTTCGGTCGTCGGTGGGCCGTCCACGTCCTCCGGCGGTCGGGCGGGTTCAGCCCTTGAGCGCGCCGGACATGAAGCCCCGGATGTAGTGCCGTTGCAGCAGCAGGAAGAGGAGCAGACAGGGCACGGCGAGGACCACCACGCCCGCCTCGGTCGCGCCGTAGTCGACGGCGCCCATGCTCTGCTGCCGCAGAGTGGCGACGGCCAGCGGCAGCGGCGCCTTCTCGCTGTCGGAGATGAGGATCAGGGGTGCGATGAAGTCGTTCCAGGCCGCGAGGAACGCGAACAGCCCCACGGTGATCAGTCCCGGCCGTACCGCCGGCAGGAGCACCCGGCGCAGCGCGCCCGCCGTGCCGCACCCGTCGACGAGCGCGGACTCCTCCAGCTCACGTGGCACCGCCTCGAAGGAGATCCGCATCATGAAGGTGGCGAAGGGGAGTTGGAACATCGCGAGCACCAGGCTCAGCCCGATCAGGGAGTTCTGCAGATGCAGCCTGTCGAGCAGGACGTAGAGCGGGATGAGCAGGGTGGCGTACGGGACCATCAGGATGGCCAGGGTCAGCAGGAACAGCGCGTTCTTGCCGGGGAAGTCGAAGCGGGCGAAGGCGTAGCCGCCGAGCAGGGACACGCCGAGGGTGAGCGCGACGGTCAGCGCGGAGACGAACGTGCTGTTGAGCAGGTACCGCCACAGGCCCGCGTCGTAGTCGAGGAGCGTCCGGTAGTTGCCGAGCCCGTACCCCGATTCCTGCGCGGTGCCGGGCTGCGGGCCGACCGACGCCCAGGTGTTCCACAGCAGCGGGAAGAGGAAGATGACGGCCAGCCCTCCGGCGACGACGTAGTACGGCGTACGGCCGAGGGCGCGGGACAGCACGGTCGGTCCCCTCTCCTGAGGTCTCATGACGGGTCGGCTCTCCTGAGGTCTCATGACTCGTCGGCGCGGCGCAGGCCGCGGAACTGGAGGGCGTTGAGCAGGAGCAGCACGGCGAGCACGAGGATCGACAGGGCGGCGGCGGTGCCGAGGTCCAGCCGCTGGAAGGCCTCGCGGTAGATCAACTGCACGACGGTGACGGTGCTGTTGTCGGGGCCGCCCTTGGTGAGGATGAAGAACTGGTCGAAGGCGAGCAGTGATCCGGTGACGCACAGGAGCAGGGTGAGCGCGAGGGACGGGCGCAGCAGGGGCAGGGTGATGGAGCGGAAGATCTGGGCGCGGCTCGCGCCGTCCATCCGCGCCGCCTCGTACACCTCGTGCGGGATGCGTTGCAGGCCCACGAGCAGGATCAGCATGTAGAACCCGGCGAACTTCCAGACGATGAGGAACACCGTCGACATCAGGGCGGCGGTCGGGGTGCCGAGGAAGGACACCTCGTCGTCGGCGAGACCGAGTCCCTCCAGGAGGTCGCTCAGCGGGCCGGTGGTCGGGCTGTACAGCCCCCAGAAGAGCAGGGACGCGGAGGCCAGTCCCAGGGCGCTGGGCAGGAAGTAGACCGTACGGAAGAAGCCGGCGCCCGGCCGGGACTCCTGGACGAGCAGGGCGAGCAGCAGCGCCAGGCCGAGCAGGACGACGGTGACGACGCCGGTGTAGAGGAGGGTGAAGCGGACGGCGGGCCAGAACAGCGGGGCGTCGGTGATGTCGGTGTAGTTCTCGGGGGCGTTGACGCCCCGGTCGCCGGCGAGCAGCGGCCAGTCGCTCAGCGACATCTGCCCGACGAGCAGGAGGGGCAGCAGGAAGAAGACCGTGACGAACACGGCGGTGGGGGCCGCGTAGGCGAGGCCCCGGACCTTGCGGGACCGCCACCGGGGCGCCGAAGCGCGGGGCGGGCGGCCCCGGTGTTCGGGCCGGGCCCGGTGCGCGGTCGGCGCGGACTCGGCCACCTTCACCCGCATGCCTCTCCTCCGAAGTGCCCTCGTCAGTGCCCTCGTCGGTGCCCTCGTCTCCGATGTGACCCACTCAGTCGGCGAGGGACTCGCTGACCGCCTCGTTGTCCTTGTCCACGGACGTCCCGTCGCCGAAGACGGCGTCGCGCATCAGCGTCAGCCAGGGCCCGTTGGGGTCGTTGAAGGTCTGGCCGAACTTCAGGGCGTACGGGGTCCGTCCGTCGGCGACGAGTTCGTTGACGGCGACGAGCCGGGGGTCGGCGTCGGAGTGCTTGTTGGACGCCAGGTCGGTGCGGGCCACGACGTCCTTGTGCGCGGCGACGACGTCGACCTGTGCCTTGTCGCCGAGGGTCCAGGCGAGGAAGTTCCAGGCCTGGTCGGCCTTCTCACTGGTCGCGGAGATTCCGATGGCGTCACCGCCGACGAAGGTGGACCTGCCGCCGTCGGGCCCGGGGATGGGGGCGACCCCGAGGTCCAGGTCCTTCGGCATCAGCCCCAGCGTGGTCGACGGCATGGGCATGACGCCGACCTCGCCCTTCGGGAAGATCCCGGTCCAGGTGGTGCCCGTCTCGTCCTTGGCGCCGGGTGCCACGATGTCGTCGTCGACCCAGCCCCGGTAGGTGTCGTAGACCTTCTTGGCGGTGGGGGAGGCGAGCAGCGCCTCGGTGCCGTCCTCGTTCAGCACCTCCTCGCCCCCGGCCCAGATGGACGGCCACCAGGTGAAGACCCCGCAGCCGCCGCAATTGCCACCGAAGAAGGTGCCGTTGACGTCCCCGCCGAGCGCGTCCACGGCGCGCGCCTGCTCGTCCCACTCGGCCAGGGTCGTGGGCGGCTTCTCGGGGTCGAGCTTCGCCTTCCGGTAGAGGTCCTTGTTGTAGAAGAGCACCGACAGGTCGAGGGTGTGCGGCACCACGTACTTCTTGCCCTCGTACGTACCCGCCTTGATGTGCGACTGGGCAAGGTCGTCGGCGAAGGGCAGGGCGTCGACGCGTTCGGTGAGGTCGGCGAAGAGGCCGCTGGAGGTGTAGTTGGGGACGAAGACCACGTCGGAGGCGAACAGGTCCGGCAGGTCGCGCGAGCCGGCGGCGGCGCCGACCTTGGCCTGGTAGTCGTCGGTCGGCACGACGGTCAGCTCGACCTTGTTCTTGTGGCTCGCGTTGTACGCCTTGACCAGGGCCTCGCTCTGCGGCTTGGTCGCGGCGCGGGTCCACATCGTCAGCGTGGCGCCGTCGTCGGCGCCGGTGGCGTTCGCCGCACCGCCGCCTGCGCCGTCGTCCGAACCGCCGTCCCCCGACCCGCAGGCGGTGACCAGGCTCGCCGCGGCGAGCAGTGCGACGGCCCCGATGGCGAGGCGGCCCGCGCGGCCACGTGGTCCGACCGTGCTCCCCATGTTCGATCCCCCTTGATTCGCGGCAGGCCGTGCGGGGCCAGCCGGTCGGCCGGTGATGTGGTGGCACTGAACCGAGTGATGGGAACGAAAAGAAACCGAAAAGGCTTTCTGAGACGCTAGGACGCACGCGAACACCCGTCAATCCCCTTGCAGAGAGCGGTTGTCGGCGGCTCACAGAAACACGTGCCACCATCTTGACCGAAACGTTTCCCGTACGGTTCGGGGTGGGGCGTGTCATCCTCGGCGAGGTCGGCACGCGTGGCGAGACAGGAGATCACCCATGGCACAGGCCGCCGGCCCCTCTCGTTCGCAGCCCGCCACGCTCGGCGACGTCGCCCGGCTGGCGGGAGTCTCGATCGCCACGGCGTCCAAGGCGCTCAACGGCCGCAGTCAGGTCCGCGCGGAGACCAGGCAGCGGGTCGTCGAGGCCGCCGAGCGGCTGTCGTTCCGCCCCAACCAGGTGGCGCGCGGGCTGCTCGCCGGGCGTACCGGCACGGTCGGCCTGCTCACCAGCGATCTGGAGGGCAGATTCGGCATACCGATCCTGATGGGTGCCGAGGACGCCTTCGGCGCGGGCGAGGTCGCGGTGTTCCTGTGCGACGCGCGCGGCGACGCGATCCGTGAACAGCACCATCTGCGGGCCCTGTTGGGCCGCCGGGTCGACGGCCTCATCGTGGTGGGCAGCCGCACCGACCCCCGCCCCTCGCTGGGCCGCGAGCTGCCGGTCCCGGTCGTCTACGCCTACGCCCCCTCCGAGGACCCGGAGGACTTCTCCGTCGTCCCGGACAACGTGGGCGCGGGCCGTATCGCCGTGGACCATCTCCTCGCCTGTGGCCGCACCCGGATCGCCCACATCACCGGCGACCCCGGCTATCTCGCCGCGCGGGACCGGGCGGAGGGGGCGCGGGCCGCGCTCGGCGACGCCGGCTTCTCCCTGATCGGCGAACCCCGGTTCGGGGCCTGGTCGGAGGGGTGGGGGCGGGCCGCCACCGCGATGCTCCTCGACCGCCATCCCGACATCGACGCCGTCCTGTGCGGCAGCGACCAGATCGCCCGAGGCGTCATGGACGTCCTGCGCGAACGCGGCCACCGTGTCCCCGAGGACATCGCCGTGATGGGCTTCGACAACTGGCAGATCATGACCACGGGTTCCCGCCCACCCCTGACCAGCGTCGACATGAACCTCGAACAGGTCGGCCGCGTCGCCGCCCACGCCCTCTTCACCGCCATCGCCGGCACGGCCCACACCGGCGTGCAGACCCTCCCCTGCAAGGTGGTGATCCGGGGCTCCACGGCACCGCTGTCGTGACGTCGGCCGTCGACGCGGGCACCACGGCCGGGCTGGTCAGCCGTCCACGGCGCCCTGGACCACCGCTTCGGCGAGGGCGGCCGCCACCCGGTCGGGGTGCGAGAGGTGCGGAGAATGCCCGGAGGGGAACCGCACCCGGTGGGCGGCCCGCGCCGCCCACCACTCCTGGGCCGCGGGCGGCAGCGCCGGGTGAGCGAGCCCCATGACGCGGGGTTCGGGCCGACCTTCCTCGCCGCCGATCCCGACGGCAACCGTGTCCGCGTCGCACCGCGGGGCTGAGGGGCCGTAATGCGGCAGGCGCGCACGACCGGTGTCGCGCCTGCCCACTCTCCCGTGAACCTCCCCGCCAGGCAGCCGAACCCTCCCTAACGGCTCTCGTCCAGATATCCCCGCGCCAGCTCCTCCGCCCGCGCGAACCCGTCGACCAGCAGGGCCAGTTCGTCCGCCGAATACCGGCCGAACAGCTCGGCGAGCCGGGAATAGAAGGGCCCGTAGACCGCCACCACCCGCTCGGCGGCGTCCGGGACCGGCACCACCCGGACCCGGCGCCCGTCGGCCGGGTCCGGCTGCCGGGTCACGAACCCCCCGCGTTCCAGACGGTTGAGGACGCCCGTCACCGCGCCCGTGGTGACATGCGCGCGTTCGGCCAGATCACCGGCGCCAACCGGTTCGTCCACGGCACCGAGGACGTACGCGAAACAGACGAGGTCCGTGACGCTCAGCCCGAGCTTCCGGGCGAACTCCTGCTGTCCGACGATCATCGTCGCGATCAGGCCGTCCATCGCACTGATCGCGT of Streptomyces phaeolivaceus contains these proteins:
- a CDS encoding glycoside hydrolase family 127 protein, yielding MTSSVLPVAPTRGRLRPLGLDEVRITGGFWARRRHTNTTATLGHCRDWMDRVGWTGNFRAAAEGRIERDRRGREFADSEIYKLLEAMAWEAANGGGTPLDTGITALTDLVAPAQDPDGYLSTAFGRPGQPARYSDLEEGHELYCQGHLIQAGVAQARARGEGELAKIAQRAADHVCSTFGPGGIESFCGHPQIESALVELARLTGRQRYLDQAALFVERRGHGTLTEGEFGAAYFQDDVPVRRATVLRGHAVRALYLAAGAVDVAVETGDEELLAAVVRQWEATVARRTYLTGGMGSHHRDESFGTDFVLPPDRAYSETCAGVASVMLAWRLLLATGEPRFADLVERTLFNVVATSPAEDGRSFFYANTLHRRHRGSAPRPDVDSPRADSGLRAPWFAVSCCPTNVARTLAQLPAYLATADDEGVQLHQYADADLATTLTGGRGVALRIRTDYPSDGGVTVRVGRSPADPWTLSLRVPAWAAGAPAWLTDPDGIRRPVAPGTATVTRVFRPGDELRLELPVAPRWIHADPRIDAVRGTVAVQRGPLVYCAESVDLPEGHDVDAVRVDTSVAPEDGPSGGGPEGAVVVAGEVAVRAGRGEAPWPYAPLEEHGEQRPADPAGIVLVPYHSWADRGPSTMRVWLPTGEAE
- a CDS encoding carbohydrate ABC transporter permease → MLSRALGRTPYYVVAGGLAVIFLFPLLWNTWASVGPQPGTAQESGYGLGNYRTLLDYDAGLWRYLLNSTFVSALTVALTLGVSLLGGYAFARFDFPGKNALFLLTLAILMVPYATLLIPLYVLLDRLHLQNSLIGLSLVLAMFQLPFATFMMRISFEAVPRELEESALVDGCGTAGALRRVLLPAVRPGLITVGLFAFLAAWNDFIAPLILISDSEKAPLPLAVATLRQQSMGAVDYGATEAGVVVLAVPCLLLFLLLQRHYIRGFMSGALKG
- a CDS encoding carbohydrate ABC transporter permease translates to MRVKVAESAPTAHRARPEHRGRPPRASAPRWRSRKVRGLAYAAPTAVFVTVFFLLPLLLVGQMSLSDWPLLAGDRGVNAPENYTDITDAPLFWPAVRFTLLYTGVVTVVLLGLALLLALLVQESRPGAGFFRTVYFLPSALGLASASLLFWGLYSPTTGPLSDLLEGLGLADDEVSFLGTPTAALMSTVFLIVWKFAGFYMLILLVGLQRIPHEVYEAARMDGASRAQIFRSITLPLLRPSLALTLLLCVTGSLLAFDQFFILTKGGPDNSTVTVVQLIYREAFQRLDLGTAAALSILVLAVLLLLNALQFRGLRRADES
- a CDS encoding ABC transporter substrate-binding protein, producing the protein MGSTVGPRGRAGRLAIGAVALLAAASLVTACGSGDGGSDDGAGGGAANATGADDGATLTMWTRAATKPQSEALVKAYNASHKNKVELTVVPTDDYQAKVGAAAGSRDLPDLFASDVVFVPNYTSSGLFADLTERVDALPFADDLAQSHIKAGTYEGKKYVVPHTLDLSVLFYNKDLYRKAKLDPEKPPTTLAEWDEQARAVDALGGDVNGTFFGGNCGGCGVFTWWPSIWAGGEEVLNEDGTEALLASPTAKKVYDTYRGWVDDDIVAPGAKDETGTTWTGIFPKGEVGVMPMPSTTLGLMPKDLDLGVAPIPGPDGGRSTFVGGDAIGISATSEKADQAWNFLAWTLGDKAQVDVVAAHKDVVARTDLASNKHSDADPRLVAVNELVADGRTPYALKFGQTFNDPNGPWLTLMRDAVFGDGTSVDKDNEAVSESLAD
- a CDS encoding LacI family DNA-binding transcriptional regulator; protein product: MAQAAGPSRSQPATLGDVARLAGVSIATASKALNGRSQVRAETRQRVVEAAERLSFRPNQVARGLLAGRTGTVGLLTSDLEGRFGIPILMGAEDAFGAGEVAVFLCDARGDAIREQHHLRALLGRRVDGLIVVGSRTDPRPSLGRELPVPVVYAYAPSEDPEDFSVVPDNVGAGRIAVDHLLACGRTRIAHITGDPGYLAARDRAEGARAALGDAGFSLIGEPRFGAWSEGWGRAATAMLLDRHPDIDAVLCGSDQIARGVMDVLRERGHRVPEDIAVMGFDNWQIMTTGSRPPLTSVDMNLEQVGRVAAHALFTAIAGTAHTGVQTLPCKVVIRGSTAPLS
- a CDS encoding MarR family winged helix-turn-helix transcriptional regulator: MEAERLPTVPDAISAMDGLIATMIVGQQEFARKLGLSVTDLVCFAYVLGAVDEPVGAGDLAERAHVTTGAVTGVLNRLERGGFVTRQPDPADGRRVRVVPVPDAAERVVAVYGPFYSRLAELFGRYSADELALLVDGFARAEELARGYLDESR